TGTCAGTGTATCCTGTCAGATTGCTCATTCAATAACAACATCTAGTCAAAAAGTATGATAGTGTACCTCAGTGTTGTTGTATTTGCCCGGCTCTGTGCAGGGGTTCCAGCTCTCCTGCTGGGGGTCAGGAATGGTTTCTAGGTAGCCAGAGATGGACGAACGGGTGAAGTTAAAACCATGAAGACCATCTTCTGGAAACACCAGGATCTGGGCCCCCTGACCAAGAGAAGATGAGGGCAGATTAGAGATGAGACAAGCTTCATTACTATACTTCAGACATAAACTTTGTGGCATTAAAGTTGCTGTAGGTCGGATTGTAAAGATCCACGATTTAGCCAAAGAATTGGAACATTGACAACTAATATCAGCCAATATTATCAactcccgatctatcggtattggcatttataacgGCCgattcaaaaaatatatatgtattttcaaatattcattcatccaaatcatttttaatgacaaataatgattctgataaatgaatatttaaaaaataagaacaaactGTCAACCATGCTAtgaaggactttaagtttcatatcttaggtttgtattttcatacattttatttatctgaacttttatatattttgatgttcctctgatctgtgtgacaataaaacaaattattatattgttttcctgagaactcataaattactacaaataactgatgttagggaaatctgtttatgttttgttacgcatctctagattaaaaaaaaatatatatatatatatatatatatatatatatatatatatatatatatatatatatatatatatatatacatatatatattggccgatatatcggaatattgGATTGTTAAATAACCGAAAAAAGATGTTGATTTAACGTTCACATCCAGGCCTTATCTCAACAAGGTTTGCAATAGTGACATTTTTCATCTTCTACTATGTGCAAACATTAGCCTAGGCTATCTGAACATCATTTTGAAGCCTAActaaaaaatacacatcaaaATTTCTCAGTTGAAAGGCAGTAATAATGTACGGATGTGTTCCCTTGGTTACATTATATTAGTTCATTACGTGGGTTTGAATTATAAATCACGGCAAAAGCCACATTTTTATAACACGATTTCCCTCATCTCTGGACCGGTGGTGAACCCTCCACTGCGCCATGGGATGCGTTTCTCTCTTTGTGAACATGTGGAGCAATTCGCTTTGTGCTTGGACTTTGCTAGTGTTGGAGCTAAAACCcgctccattctcagggttcattcaatcagaagtcaaaatctcagatgttgaaatgtgaatccatttattacataggatatcctgagacaaagttacctggatcaagctgtcgcagctctccccttcctttgtctgccTCTCTGGCTCTTGGACCCCCAGTATGATCTCGAATTAAGGGTGGGGTCTTtagaccacagtgatgtgtgtgtgtgcctatccgttatcttttcagttggaacgTGACTGAAGGTTTATGACTCTCAGTTCAGGAAAAAAATCAGTGGGGGTAAAAGGCTGAAACCAGACTCTGGAAGCaaccctaacaatcaattctacttctgggacatttaggagagctggattataacaaaatgtagcatttgtattgcaaaacaactcaatgtaacaaacaacaaactacatacttataacaacaaacttaatgcatgaccaacatgtcttcatttatgtcaaaataatgcTTTGACCgtttagcttaaatgtataatgcaaatcacacacaatgtttaagcacatataacattttaaattccaacactagctagctaaccgtTAGCTGTTAACTTTGTCGTTCAAAAGGAGTTGTTAACTTCGTTAACCTCCATAATAGTATGCTAGTTGTTAACCCTGCTGTCCGTTGGCTTCGTCCGCTAGAGAAGCACGTGCCAAGGTCAGGCTGCGtggcctgtctgtgtgtgtgtgtgtgagtgtgagtgtgagtgtgagtgtgagtgtgagtgtgagtgtggtGTAACTTGTGTTCCATGTCAATGTGTGTACTTTCTCATCTGGGTCAGTTTGGTAGGATTTGGGTATAAATAATGTAAGGCCTATTTCACTATTACATACGTGGGTTTCCAtagataattattatttattaattattattaatttgcaTGCAAAATAGGTCTAGTCTACCCaactagaagaaaaaaattcaagaagttgcaaaatgtcaaaagtaGGCTAGCCCATTTTGTAAGGTCCTGATCAATTACAGTAACATTATTGTTTACGAATTTAGGTTAACGCTTTAGCAGAAATTCCAAACAGGCTTAGTAGTAAGAGCTTAAAGTAAGTAATATTGAACTATGGATTTAATTAGCCTTGGTATTTTGCGGGGAAACTAGCAAAACCAAGTGTGAAGTAAATCAGATACACAGTTCTTATATTTGCAAAGACAAGTGGAGGCATGCATGAAAACTGAACCCAAACAAATCCTAAATTAAGTGGTCTTTGGCTATGATCCAAATTCAGCAACTAGTCAATGAGAAATGTGACAAAGTTGACTTTCTTTGAGTTACTCTCTTGTGAAGCAAATTTAAGTCaatttagaaatgttttctttctttcaaggATCTCAAGGATACTGGATATTATTTATGATAATAGTGGGCAAAGTGCAACATTGTTTCttagactgaaaaaaaaaaaaaaaaaaactccctgaCCTGACCATACCTGCCGAGCAGCCCGGGCTGCCTGCTCCTCGTAGATATCCAGGTTTTTCTGCATGTGCTGCAGGGCATCGACGCGGGACAGGGGGACACCAGGCTCCGGGTTCAGGATTACGTTGTGCTCATACACAGCAGCAACGTACCAGGGGTCCACATCCGACTCTGTTAGACTAACTGACGACGTTAaagcaaaactgcaaaaaacaacaacggacaaaaacattgtttctttCCCGTGAGACGTGAATCTTCTGAATCATCATCAGAGACGTGGGTGCGTTATAGCTGCTGCCCTAAACTGATCCCTGAAACCGAATTATCTGGTGTGTTAAACTAAGTGGTGATAttaaccatagacagttagCTATTAACTGGTTACATATACAAGGTGTGACGTAGGCGTGTCTTGAACAAGTTACGTTACCAAAAATTGTAGTTAGCTGGGTTGTACATTTTGTATACTTCTGAATGTGATTTTAGACATCACCATCCTGCACATGGTTCACATGAGATTTCACATGAATCTCTTTTAAACTGCAAATTAGTTCAAAACGTGGACTACAGGAATAATCGTGTCAGTTCATTCAGTCACCACTTTGACAGTAACACCGGCAGCGGtccatttaaaaactaaatattattttgaaaatacaagACAGGAAACCTGCACATATAACCcggaaacactttttaaaatccgACCTTCCTTTAGCCAGCATGAGCAGGATCAGAGGTACACTTCAGTAAGTTACTTTGCCCTTTAATGTGGACCAAGTGTTTAAACATATGAGGACGACTTCTAGAAACGCACTCTcgcttttgttttcatgtttgtctGGCGCTCCATTCGTAACGTTATACCAGAAAGCGTTAAATTATTAGCataacattagcattagcacaCACCTAGTGCAATGTCAACAGCTCCAGAGGTACCGACAGGAGGAGCCGATGCCCCCTTGTCTAAACCCAGCCAGATGTTTAAGAACTGCTGGAGCTGTCGGCTCATCTCCGGGGGGGGGCTCGTCCTGTCCGGAGCTTATGTGTTCAATGCAGCCCGGAGAGTGATGCGGCAAGGTGCGCCTACCTCTGCTGGCACAGTGGCACAGATTACATTTGCTGCTTGTAAGTCATGCAGTATACTCTGACTCTTTTGGTAACATTACTTGTCGTCCTTTTAAGCAAATAGTGCACACCTGGGTTTTATCTTTCAGGTCTGGCTGCATGGGGAATTGTCATCATCGCTGACCCGGTAGGAAAAGCGCAAAGGAAGACATGAAGCCTGCTGAGAAACGGCATCAATAGCTATCTCAAACATGGACTGCAAGACAAAATTCATGTACCATATGACACAGAAGAAGCTGCTCTTGAGTTATGTTGCGTTTGCATTATTGTCACAgtgaaaaacatcagatttgatTATTGTTGTCATTGGATCTCTGAACCAAGCTGTATTGGAAGCTTTTGATTGGTTGAATTAAATGTGTTgctataaaaacatttttaaatagtaattTCCTACAAGcatgcaatgcaaaaaaaacatttaattcataCTTATTCTACATGTTCAGGACTGACTGAGTATTGCCAATACTACAATTAATTGAAAACCCAATTTGaatcattttgttgattttaagcagacaaaataaaactattgcatttcaacaacaataaaaaggaatgTAGTGTAAGGTAAGTCATTTGATCAGAGCCGTACTGATTCATAAGAGAATGATGCAGCAGTGTAGGGTCCCATGACAACCACGTAAACTTTAGatatacaatttaatttaagtttttcaaCCCACATACAGTTGACATGGTATGTCTCAATTGTGTGGTATTAAATAACTAGCATGGGAAATGAGTCCCCCACCCATTGGAATGCTTTGTCAGTTTCCGCATCAAACTCACTCGGGCTGGTTCTGCTTGGTCTCCACAAAGAAAGATCAATCACTTGTAGAAAAGAGACTTGTTCTTACTAGATATACAGGAACACTTTGAAATCTTTAGTGCTGGGATGTTTTACTGTACTAGGACTACTTTTACAGTCTTTATTTTGGCTCTTAGAAGTAGCATCAGTATTACTAATAAACACGCAATCATAGCGCTTTTAACACATAGTAAAAGAAATTTGGGATGGTGCAGTACAGTGAAGCTGCAGTGGAAAGTGCAGTATACTATGTATGAATATTTGACAATAGGGCTACTATTCCAACACTTTTTGGCTGACATGAATAGAAACACCCTCAAAGCTGACAGACATTCAAGTAAAAGTGtttcactgtaaaaaatacttagACTGCCCAGTAGAAAGCAGTGAGTAAGGAGATGATCTTATATCAATTAGGGGACTGTCCAATATGTAAACCTAAACTGAACctgtaaatctttacaaacCGCAAATGCAGCAAGCAAACGCACTGAAGACAGCATACACTGTGGGTCAGTTAGTCTGAGTTACCTTTTATTAGTGTTATACTGATCTGAGCACAATTGCTCACAAGGAAGAGTTTGATAAGcatgatgcaaaaaaacatcCTAAAGTCATTTTCAGTCGCGTAAAATGATCATGACATTctgattgattttgtttaggttaaagaaaaatatgaaaatagagTTGACAGTACATTTAGGCACACTattaacacatactgtacacagatATGCACAATTTTCATTATCATAGAGTCATAAATActggggttaaaaaaaaaaaagacaagccTTCCTGTATGGAGAGTTGTACAGAAAGAAGTGACACCTCCTTGTGGGAACAAATATTCAGCTGAGGCTACAATTCATGTCCTCCtactcagccaatcagagtccacCAGGGCTGCTCAGTGCAAGCAAATGAAAGCAGACAAGGGAGTACCATCCAATGACTGCAGCAGAATGGGGCTCCGTCGAGCCAATAGGAGTGGCCCTCCCACGGTTGCTACGGTAAGTGCTTATTAGCAGTGAATCCTTTGGTCACTGGCTATGCCTCTCCTGTGAGCCTATtggatgggggtgggggggatgggTCCCTCCAGCAGTCAGTTAATAATAAAGATCTTAACCTCAACAGAACAGACTTGAATGCATAAAACACCAGTTGTGAGTTAAAAAGTAGCAGTTGTTTGAGGCCGCCTCTAAACGAGCTATAGCCCAATGACCTAATCTTCGGGTTGCAACACAGAAAACCCCCTACCACTGTCCAACTGACACCTAAACACAGATTCTGTACGAGCAGGCTAGGGATAAGTGTAAAATACCccacacaccaaaaacaaaaaaactcagacTTTTAAAACAAGTCCGTTAAACAAACATTGTAGTTTTACAACGGAATGTAAAGTTGTAGGTATAAGAAGACATTTCTGGGGAAGCTTCTTTCATGTTTTCTAttattaaaaccaaaataattaTATCTTTCAGAATACAATGATTCAAAATGCACatgcattaaagaaaaaaaatattgcacaaaattaaagacatttctcTGAATAAAAGTGATTAGGGATATATCTCCATATCTTTATCTCGATTTCCTTGTAGCGTTCAGTCGAGTGACAGAGAGCTACATCTAGCGAGCGTCTCTTGGtcagtatatatactgtttatagtTTTAAGGCTGATTCACTAGCTCACACTGGCACAGTTTTTGACTGTATAGGGTTGCATCTTTGTGCtaaacacccacaaacacacgcacacaaacgcacgcacattcacacaaaaTTCTACACGAGCCAAATACACTAGACCAGAGAGTACATTCTTTGATAGAGCGCTTGGAGAGCCAGAGCTGAGCCTCCCACAACTATAACACACTTCAGTTTGTCCTCACAGCCTCACCTTTCAGGCCGGTAAAGGTCAACTTTGCATTCTCTTTCCTCACATGATTAAGGATCTGAAGCACAGTAATGTTCAGAGTATCGTCAAACCAGTGCACACACACGTATGGAACAGCATGAGCTTTGGTCATCACAGGTTATGACAGTAGCATTAAAGGGGATGTGGATCTATTCTTTGAGGATTATGGGTGTTACGGATATTGTAACTtggaaagagaaaacaacaacaactcatgTCTCAAGAGAGGCTTTGaggctgaaaaaaaatctaaatcatctCTTTCTACCCATATTTGttcagtcacattttaaaaaacagcgCCTTTTTAACCCAGTGCTATTGACATATTTGGTtgctacaaaaacaaatattgttgCATGTTTACAAGTGTGCAGCTTTTTCAGATAAAATGCCTACAGCCTAAAGGTAAGTTTGACTAAAGCCGAGTTGCCAGGTCATTGAGATTTGTAGAGTGCTGGCTAAAAGACAGAAGTGGGAAGGTAAGGCAAGGTGTGGGTCTATGCTATCTACTCTAGTAGTTTAAAAACCATACAGTATTTGTGGTCTGCTCTCTGGACTAGGAGTAAGCAGCATTGGCTGGCACAGGATAAAGCTAAACACAACTAAAAAGTCctaaaaggaagaggaaaaatatCTAAACCATAAGAAAAGACTGCCATTTTCAGTCTGGGTGCAAACTACAGGATttatgtttgcgtgtgtgtgtgcgtgtgtcataGAGTGAGGAGGAAAGAGTGTGTTGTTCATCCTTCAGTTCTGTCTCGACAGAACTAACCAGCTAGATAAGTGGAGTGTTTTCATTGAAAAGAGTGTGTGAGGAAAGTGGAAGGgcagaaatcacacacacatactccaATGTTCACATCAAGCCCCACCCGTTCTTAGCTCTCAAGACGGTGTGTGTCTAGTTGGCCCATGCACGGCCGACTCTGTCCTCTCCTGTCACCTCTTGAGAGAGGAGGATTTGAGTTTCTGGCTATATCTGTGGATGCGTGGTGAGCGGGAGTGCAGCTTAACAAAGAGCTCGGGGAATTTGTACTGGGGGAACATCGTCTCCAAGAAGCCCTCCAGGAAAACGTAGACTAGCCGACGGTTCGTGGGTTGGTACTGAAACATGTCGAAGACGCGGAGTATGCCCTTTCTTGTGGTGTCCGCTCCGATGATGTGCTTCAGCTCGTCTGAGGAAGTGATAGAAATATAGTGCTCAGGAGTGAGCGCAAACCATCAACAGAgtctatgtttttatttttgccccAAGCTCACAATGAAAGTAAAGCAAACATACCACCAAATATTTTACGAAATGAAAaggtgcacaaaaaaaaaacagataaaagacGGCTACTTAAATCCTTGTGTGTccgctttctttttttgttacactCACGTACACCTTTGTGGATTCATGCTTGCTGGAAGTGTTTTTCCAACAGTACGTTTCAGTTGTAAAAGAGAGAAGGCCTCAAGGATGAAATGGATGGGACAGTCTCAAATGAGGCTGGGTAATGACtagataatgtgtgtgtgtgtgtgtgtgtgtttgttttttcacctgGCATGATGCCCAGCAGACTGGTCTTGGCAGCTATTCGTGTTCTCATGCGGATGCTCTTGTCACGACGGGGCGCCGTCTCAGCCAGAATACCGTTGGGCCAGTAGGAATCCCTATAAATAGACAGGGCCACTAAAGGTTATTCATAATTCTTCTGACCAATTACAGTTACTGAAAGAAAAAGGGTGAGATTACCTGAACTTCTTGACGTAGTCTGCAACCTGTTCAGGTGAGGTCAAGTAGTCCACATGATCCACAATTTTCCTACAGAGACAAAGGAAAGATGATTCAGGTTGTGCTCTGTGTGACGTCATTTACTGCCCTTTATTTTGTGTACAAGACTTCTTAGATGTTTTCTGAAGCTCTGAAcatgtgtgtacttgtgttcAGTCTAGGTGTGTGTAAACATCCTGTGATCTGTGAACTTTAATCCTATTATAACGCTTGCTTGTGTGGAACTGTTTCTGCAATAAAGATACTGACATCTTAGGTCATGAGATGTTTGTCTGAGATAGGGCTGTAACTGTTTGTAAGTATGTCCTGAACAGTCACGGTCAGGGGGTCACAGTCCGGAGCCGCATGCAGAATACACCGTATGTAGGTTGATGCATATAATGTGAAACCAAAGTTCACAAGAATGAGTTCTGCCCAAAATTCTTTAGCCTTATTCCACTAGCAATATGTGCTGAGGTAAGCACAACCAGCAGAATGGAGTGTGAGTCAGTCACACTAAGGCAAGCACAAATCAAAGACCCGTTTGCAGATTCCAGTTTAGTTACAACAGCAACGGAGAAAACGTTTCTTAGCAAAAGAGATGCTTTTCCGTTTTAAGTACGGGTGCACAGATTGCAGATTACTCAGCCAATACCGATGGATGGACCAAGGGTTTTAATTTGGCTGATGTCGATACTTGTATTTTTATCATCCGCCAGGTAAACAAATAAATCTCattatgaaaaatattaaaccaTCTTGATCGCACTTTGAAAAAGCAGAACTTCAATCAAACAAATTGTACCTGAAGGCACCATAGCCCACATGCTTTACCTTACATAACTCACTCAAGGAGAAGGCAAAATGTTAGCCGCAGCAGTGACTTCAGGGAAGCAGGAgtattttctgatgtttctCCGTCATCTATTAGTCAGTCAGTAGCTATGGTGTCTGGAATAGTTAAGCTTCCAGGCTACCGGTAAGCCAActttaccctgtgtctttagctgcatgctaccaacCGGTAAGCTACGCTCTCTGTGGGGAAATCTTTGTACCTTCTCAAATTCTGTGGATAACATAGCACAGAGTAGCTTTTTAAATGGCCACTGAGATTCAATGTATTTAAACTCTTGACTGCCACACATCCTATTGAAATGTCACAGGAATTATTTTTGCAAACTGCAAATCACTGATCTTTCtccaaaaacagtaaaatactCTCACATAgccaacattttatttgacttaTTTCAAAACGAAAACAAAATTGCGTGAACCTGCAGTCCCTGGTATTTTGGCATGCCAGAGTTGCCGCCTTTTGTCTTTTTCGAAGCTGGGTAGGCTACTGTTATGTGAGTATGACCAATTATCCAAACATTAAAGCAGCATCCAAACATTATTGCCATAAGCGCATGTCACCTTATTTGCCAATTGGCCAATGACAGTAAATCATCCTATTCCAATTACTAGTACCGTGAGTCCTAATTGGGGGTATACAACTTTTTGTACTGTTACACATCTAGTCTGAAATACTGTATTTTGGTGTAAACGTAGTCATCTCttttaacaatacaaaaacagctCAACTCACTGGAAATAGAACAATCCTAGTATGAGTTATGTTATAGTAAgtaagttctcccacttagaaatcttggaggggtctgaaattgtcatcgtaggtgcatgtccactgtgacagacataatctaaaaaaaaaagaaaatccagaaatcacaatgtatgatttttaactatttagttgtatgatacagctgcaaataagtatttgaacacctgagaaaatcaatgttaatatttggtacagtagcctttgtttgcaattccagaggtcaaatgtttcctgtagttcttcaccaggtttgcacacactgcagaagggattttggcccactcctccacacagatcttctctagatcattAAGGTTTCCGGGCtatcgctgagaaacacagagtttgagctccctccaaagattctctattgggtttaggtctggagactggctaggccacgccagaaccttgatctgcttcttacagagccactccttggttatcctggctgtgtgctccgggtcattgtcatgtaggaagacccagcctcgacccatcttcaatgctctaagtgagggaaggaggttgtcccccaaaatctcgcaatacatggccccggtcatcctctccttaatacagtgcagtcgccacgtcccatgtgcagaaaaacacccccaaagcatgatgctaccacccccatgcttcactgtAGGGAttgtgttcttgggatggtggGATGGTTAAGTGAAATGGtaagtggaattatgaccaaaaggttatattttgttctcatcggaccacatgactttctcccataactcctctggatcatccaaatggtcattggcaaacttaagacgggccttgacatgtgctggtttaagcaggggaaacTTCAGTGCCGcacatgatttcaaaccatgacgtcttagtgtattaccaacagtaaccttggaaatggtggtcccagctcttttcaggtcattgaccagctcttcccgtgtagttctgggctgatttctcacctttcctaggatcattgagaccccacgaagTGAGATCCTatatggagccccagtccgagggagattgacagtcatgtttagcttcttccattttctaatgattgctccaacagtgaaccttttttcaccaagctgcttggcaatttccccgtagcccttcccagacttgtggaggtgtacaattttgtctctagcgtctttggacagctctttggtcttggccatgttagtagttggattcttactgattgtaagaggtggacaggtgtctttatgcagctaccGACCTCAAACaagtacatctaatttaggataataaatagagtggaggtggacattttgaaggcagactaacaggtctttgagggtcagaattctaccTGATAGACAGGTGctcaaatatttatttgcagctgtatcaaagctgtaataaatagtttttaaaaaatcatacattgtgatttctggatttttttttttagataattaaatttaataatacataaaacaactacaatacataaaacatttctAGCTAGCCTGCTGTATTTGTGCCTATATTTTCCGTAGGTCTGTGTGCactatgtatttgtgtctctgACCTGTTGATGGTGTCTCCATACGTGGCCCTGATGAGCTGCTGCAGTAGGTTCTTAATGTTCCTGCGCAACCACTGGTTTTTTTCCTTAAGGTCAAACACTTCGTCCATTAGTAGCAGCATTACCCTCAGCGGGATGTTATCATCCACCtggacacaaacataaacataaatatgaccatttaaataactaaaatcccaaggaaatgaaagaaattaaactAACATGCAGCACCCAAAAAACCCACTGACTCACGTTGTCATCAAGCTGAGCAGAGACTCGACAGTGTTCAGGGTCAATGTCAGACTTGGGGAGGAGTGGTGGaacctggggaaaaaaaagcgGACACTGCATTGTCATAAGTTAGATGAATTTACTTCAAGTACTTCACGTCATAACAGTAAGGGTAAGAGGAAACTGgtttatttacagaaatagaGGCCACAGGGCCAGGATTTGTCAGGACTGGTGCCCTATAAGGAGTCCCATCCTGATAACCACAGCGTAAAGTGATTAGGTTTAATGCTAACAAACCAtatcaaactgaataaatacaCTGATAAACAAGACTAGTACTTGCTCTGTGATGGTGTTACCTTGAGTATGGACTGTTTGATGTCCTGACCCAGTCTTTCTGACATGCGTCCCATGTTATCAGACACCTTGGTCATGCCCTCAGCCAGACTATCTGGCAGGCCCTTCACCGCGTTGGACACGTTTCTCATGGAACTCCTCAGAGGATTTACAAATGTGTCAATctgatggggggaaaaaaacaaaaaggagaaactGTATTTTAGAAAACCAGTCACAAATTAGTTATCTGTTAAGAACAGCCACTCATGATGAAATAAATGCAAAGAGTATGCATTtatattagggctgtaatctcccagtcgactggTTGacttattggtcgatacgttctggctcaaccaaaattctgattggtcgattttttgccgtgttaatatcatcaggtggaagcataggcCGTTatggtctatgggtggaaagcactagtggctaatgggggtgttttcagagcatccccgtttcacaggtaacagtctgtcttcagaacaccctcCCTTGTTTTAATTAGCCCAGCCCACTGGGggcagattgaagaaagaactagccTTAAAAGCCTTGGTTTAGCAGTTAGTGGCAGCATTTCACAAAACTAGGTAACAAAAAAATTTGATCGCAAAGTTTGCATGCAACAGTTTGCTTGTCGCAGCTCGACCACAAACATTCCATATCActtaaaaacggtaagctaacttttctgcgttaggttgcccagTCTATttggagtaggctatatgaacatatcagaattggcatatttcacagtctaataatcgttttataactataGGTGCACCCTCCCGCAACGACGGGAGGGTGCACCTATAGTTATAAAACTATCATCCTACTAGGCTATCATCCTAGTAGGCTATCATCCTACGCagaaataatatcacggaaggaattgtagACTTttttgctcaggatatgaggcccattgctgttatGGAGGGCTGAGGTTATAAGAACTTGTTAATCTACAGCGCCAGCACTAACCCAAAATGTAAGGGAGAACataaagagaaagtttcagagttaatgcaacacagcgaggcactgagcttgaccacagatatgtttaaatatacactcagcggccact
The genomic region above belongs to Etheostoma cragini isolate CJK2018 chromosome 14, CSU_Ecrag_1.0, whole genome shotgun sequence and contains:
- the dmac1 gene encoding distal membrane-arm assembly complex protein 1, whose amino-acid sequence is MSTAPEVPTGGADAPLSKPSQMFKNCWSCRLISGGGLVLSGAYVFNAARRVMRQGAPTSAGTVAQITFAACLAAWGIVIIADPVGKAQRKT